From one Macaca nemestrina isolate mMacNem1 chromosome 5, mMacNem.hap1, whole genome shotgun sequence genomic stretch:
- the LOC112427664 gene encoding small ribosomal subunit protein eS27-like → MPLAKDLLPSFPEEENRKHKKKRLVQSPNSFFMDVKCPGCYKITTVLSHVQAVVLCVGCSTVLCQPTGGKARLTEGCSFRRKQH, encoded by the coding sequence ATGCCTCTCGCAAAggatctccttccttcctttccagaaGAGGAGAATAGGAAACACAAGAAGAAACGCCTGGTGCAGAGCCCCAATTCCTTCTTCATGGATGTGAAATGCCCAGGATGCTATAAAATCACCACGGTCCTTAGCCATGTACAAGCGGTAGTCTTGTGTGTTGGCTGCTCCACTGTCCTCTGCCAGCCTACAGGAGGAAAAGCAAGGCTTACAGAAGGATGTTCCTTTAGGAGGAAGCAGCACTAA